GTCGGCGATGTCGTCGAGCAGCGCGAGGTATGCGTCGGTGTCGGCGCGGGCGTCCGCGCGGTCGTCGTAGTGTTCGCCGAGCAGGTTCAGGATGACCGCGATGTCGTCCTCGTTCGCGGCGCGAGCGTGATCGAGGGCCGCCGGAACGCTCTCGCCGGCGACGAACCGCCGAGCGATCGGGGGGATCATGCTAGTGATTCCGGACGGCGCGAACTTTACCTTTGTCGAGTCGGCGGCGGTGGCCGCAAGCCGCGGCGCGTCGGAACCGCGCCGGGCCGAGCCGCCCGCGACGGATCCAGGGTTTATAACACCCCGGACGCCGCCCGTGGAGACATGATCGGTTCGCTCGTCGCGACCGCGTTCTGGGCGATGCTCCCGGCGTACGTGCCGAACAACGCCGCGGTGCTGGCCGGCGGCGGTCGCCCCATCGACGGCGGCCGCGAGTGGCGCGGCGCGCGGCTGCTCGGCGACGGGAAGACGTGGCGGGGGACCACCGTCGGCACGCTGGTCGGCGTCTGCCTCGCGGTCGCGCTCAACGCGCTCGCCGAACCGGCGAGCGCCGCGGTCGGCGTCGACCTCCCGACGTTCGCGCTCCCGGCCGCGTTCGCGCTCGCGTTCGGCGCGATGTGCGGCGACATCGGTGCCTCGTTCCTCAAGCGGCGGTCCGGCCGCGAGCGCGGTGCCGCGTTCCCCGGCCTGGACCAGCTCGACTTCGTCGTCGGCGCGCTGGCGCTCGCGTTCGTGGTCGACACCGACTGGGCGGTCGCCGTCTTCACGCCCCGCGTCCTCGCGGTCGTCCTCGTGATGACCCCCGTCCTCCACGTCGTCACGAACGTCGGGGCCTACCGGCTCGGGCTGAAGGACGAGCCGTGGTGAACGGGCCGTAGCGAACGGCCCGGAATCCGGTTCGAGACGTGATTTACTCAGAAACGGGGGCTATTTTCGAAACGACGACGAGAGTCGATCGTTCGTCCACGTAATTCGCGGCGATGAGAACGTGAGAAAGACATATATACTGGTGTGACATACCATGGCACGCATGTCTAGTGGCGCACCCGACTCGGACGACGTGTTCGACGAGTTCCTGTCCGACCGCGGCCACGAAACGGAGATCGTACGCTGGGAGCGGTCGTATAACAAGCTCCAGTGTCCGGAGTG
This genomic stretch from Halorubrum hochsteinianum harbors:
- a CDS encoding CDP-2,3-bis-(O-geranylgeranyl)-sn-glycerol synthase; protein product: MIGSLVATAFWAMLPAYVPNNAAVLAGGGRPIDGGREWRGARLLGDGKTWRGTTVGTLVGVCLAVALNALAEPASAAVGVDLPTFALPAAFALAFGAMCGDIGASFLKRRSGRERGAAFPGLDQLDFVVGALALAFVVDTDWAVAVFTPRVLAVVLVMTPVLHVVTNVGAYRLGLKDEPW
- a CDS encoding HVO_0416 family zinc finger protein, translating into MSSGAPDSDDVFDEFLSDRGHETEIVRWERSYNKLQCPECGALHEEGTARCSVCDWRPN